From Deinococcus terrestris, one genomic window encodes:
- a CDS encoding DUF2087 domain-containing protein — MRASANDQAALFRALSHPARVTLLRLAWDDALSGEMLARLMNLAPATVSHHLSQLTEAGLMTVRQDGHHRLFGTNRPALDLTLSALVRGEAAPPTPEDPYRARVLRAFLKGGKLTRIPAQRKKRDVILRELAALFEPGRTYTEREVSDALAEYHPDFFTLRRELVGLGLLARDRGVYWRVTGEAAPRTPQMADDLTLRLPGTVE; from the coding sequence GTGAGGGCGTCCGCGAACGATCAGGCCGCCCTCTTCCGCGCCCTATCTCACCCGGCCCGAGTGACGCTGCTGAGGCTGGCCTGGGACGACGCCCTGTCCGGCGAAATGCTGGCCCGGCTGATGAACCTCGCGCCCGCCACGGTGAGCCACCACCTCTCGCAACTGACCGAGGCGGGGCTGATGACGGTGAGGCAGGACGGCCACCACCGCCTCTTCGGAACGAACCGCCCGGCCCTCGACCTCACCTTGAGCGCCCTGGTGCGCGGCGAGGCGGCCCCGCCCACCCCGGAGGACCCCTACCGGGCGCGGGTGCTGCGGGCCTTTCTCAAAGGCGGCAAGCTGACCCGCATCCCCGCACAGCGCAAGAAACGCGACGTGATTCTGCGCGAACTCGCCGCCCTCTTCGAGCCGGGGCGCACTTACACCGAGCGCGAGGTCAGCGACGCGCTCGCCGAGTACCACCCCGACTTCTTTACCCTGCGCCGCGAACTCGTCGGGCTGGGACTGCTCGCGCGGGACAGGGGCGTGTACTGGCGGGTGACCGGGGAGGCCGCGCCGCGCACCCCTCAGATGGCCGACGACCTCACCCTGCGGCTGCCGGGGACCGTAGAGTGA